The following coding sequences are from one Deltaproteobacteria bacterium window:
- a CDS encoding acyl-CoA thioesterase, whose translation MKISKITTRVRYQETDQMGIVYYANFLVYFEMGRTEYLREQGLPYFEIEKAEVYFPVVEVSCTYRAPAYYDDVLVIHTSVSEVRGVTIEFCYKVFRESDEKLIVEGNTKLACVNSQKRPISIPERIRNVLQ comes from the coding sequence ATGAAAATTAGCAAAATAACAACTCGCGTTAGATATCAAGAAACTGACCAGATGGGCATTGTCTATTATGCCAATTTTCTCGTCTACTTTGAGATGGGACGAACGGAATATTTGCGAGAGCAAGGGTTGCCGTATTTTGAGATAGAAAAAGCCGAAGTTTATTTTCCAGTGGTCGAAGTAAGCTGTACGTATCGCGCTCCAGCTTATTACGACGATGTCTTAGTAATTCATACTTCGGTATCTGAGGTGCGCGGTGTGACGATAGAGTTTTGTTACAAGGTATTTAGGGAAAGCGACGAAAAACTAATTGTGGAAGGCAATACCAAGCTAGCCTGTGTCAACTCGCAGAAAAGACCTATATCCATACCAGAGAGAATAAGAAACGTTCTTCAATAG